One segment of Prionailurus bengalensis isolate Pbe53 chromosome D4, Fcat_Pben_1.1_paternal_pri, whole genome shotgun sequence DNA contains the following:
- the BRD3OS gene encoding putative uncharacterized protein BRD3OS, producing MSGRVPLAEKALSESYARLRYRDTSLLIWQQQQQKLESVPPGTYLSRSRSMWYSQHGNEAILVRDRNKLEVSRDTGQSKFCTVM from the coding sequence ATGAGTGGCCGCGTGCCGCTGGCGGAGAAGGCCCTGTCTGAGAGCTATGCCCGGCTCCGGTACCGGGACACCTCCTTGCTCAtctggcagcagcagcagcagaagctgGAGTCTGTGCCCCCTGGGACATACCTGAGCAGGAGCCGAAGCATGTGGTACTCCCAGCACGGAAATGAGGCCATCCTGGTCCGGGACAGAAACAAGCTTGAGGTCTCCCGGGACACGGGCCAGTCCAAGTTTTGTACGGTCATGTAA